The Gossypium hirsutum isolate 1008001.06 chromosome D07, Gossypium_hirsutum_v2.1, whole genome shotgun sequence genome includes the window TTATAGGTCTCTTCGAGTAACATGTTCGGAGGCGTCCTTTTACAGTCTCCACCTTTATATGATCATGACCAAAGGGATATGTTCTGTGTGTATCTTTTACCGGGAAGTCAAAAGAGTACGGAGGTTGGTATCTATTCGATTCAGTTTGCTTCCTCTTTTTGTATCTATCCTCATTTCATTGAATTTAATGATAGGTGTTCAAAAAGGAGGTTGTATTTGTCATTGATATAACTGACAGCATGCAAGGGAGACCACTTGAGGCTACTAAGAATGCAATATCTTCTGCCATGTCTAAACTCGGTCCTGAAGATTCATTCAACATTATAACATTCAGTAGTGAGACTTCTCTATTTTCAGCATCCATGGAGTTGGCTTCCAAGGAAGCAATCGAAAGGGCCATGACATGGCTTAGCACGAAATCAACTGTTGAGGGCAGTACATGTATATCAATTCCACTAGAACACGTGTGTGTCTGAAACTTCTCGTATTATTTTCCAACGATCTATTCCGTGTTATTAACTTTTTACTTATCTGCCAGGCATATGAGATGCTATCAAACACAAGCGGTTCACTTCCGATGATTTTTCTTATTACTGATGGGGCTGTTGAAGATGAGAGAAACATATGTGACCAGATGAAAAAGCGTTTGAAAAACAGTGGATCACTCTGTCCACGCATACATACTTTCGGGATAGGTAATCTTTTCGGTATTTGGACCTCCTATATGCTGAAAACGGATAAGTTTTAATTACCTTTTTTTGCGGAAATATTGCAGGTTCATTTTGTAATCATTATTTCCTCCGCATGCTTGCCATGATCAGTAGGGGAGAATTCGATGCCGTTTGTGATCTAGGTCTGTATGTGCTTTTACTTCATATCCATCTTTACAAGTCCTATATCATTACTTACCATCTTGTTCCCTCGTTTTTTGTCAGATCTAATCGACAATCGGATACAAAAATTATTTAGCAATGCTTTCTCTACCTTTCTTGCCGATATAACCGTTGATGCATTCAATgatcatgaacaaattgaggtaTCTTTGTAAAGTTCTTGTCGATTTCATTTGTCTATATCACAACAAACACCTTACCGTGATGCTTATTTTGAGTGTTCTTACATATATCCCATCCGTGCTTACCTTGTATGTTCTTCGGATTCCTTCTACCGATAGGTGTACTCTTCATGCATTCCCGATCTTTCATTTGAAAGTCCGTTGACAATATGCGGGAGGTACGAAGGCAGTTTTCCCGACACCCTTAAAGCTAAAGGTATCTTAGGAGATTTGAGTAGCTTTGTCATGGACTTGAAGATAGTAAGGGCTAAAGACATACCTCTCGACAGAGTAGGGCACCTACTACTcggctattttttctttttcccctcCAAGAAGGGCGCCGGAGAGATGTTATTTGTATACAGTCTCTTAAAAGTTCGTAATTTCCCTCGTTTCTACAGGTATTATCAAGACAGGAGATCGATCTACTCACGGCTCAGGCATGGCTCTCGGAAAATAAACAGCTCGAGCAAAAGGTTTGTTTTTCGGTGGAATCATAGATCGTAGCAGTAAAAGCCATTGCTGATGTTACCGGTTTTTGTTAATGTCAGGTTGCACAATTGAGCAAAGTGACTTGCAATATCTCTGAGTATATCCGAATGGTCCTGCtcgagaaaaataaaatagacaAGGCCATAGAATCTTCCGGATCTCAAAAGGTATGCCTTTCCCTCATACGCAATTCCATTATCACTGTCAACCTCAACTCACGAAAGTTGGGGTTTTCGATACAGGTAAAGAAAACCGATCCCCACAAAATCAAGGATCCTTTAGCGCCTCGAAAGACACTGCTTCAAAGCCTTTCAGTTGGCTTTGGTGACCTAACTGCAACCGCCGAAAACATCCGTCCAGGATTCGAACAACAGAAATTACCTGACGCGGCCGAGGTTTTCTTGAAGGCAACATCGGATTGTTGTGGTCGGATGTGTAATCGATGCTGTTGCATGTGCTGCATACAATGTTGTTCAAAGATGAATGATCAATGTGCCATTGTATTAACACAGATTTTCACTGCATTGGCATTCATTGGTTGCATTGAATGTTGCACATTGTGTTGTGGACAAGATGGGCAATAAAATGAAGTCCCTGCTGTGTTATAAATTTGTTGTTGTTGTATATTGGTGTTTATAGtgtatacaaatatatttatatttatttggttGTACACACACATTGTTATACGAAACATGTGATAGTCTAATGATAAAGGTGTTCACCACCCCAGATGTGATCTGAGTTTGAGTCATGCTAGTTGCATTATTGTTAGGACTTTGTTCTTctcttgtaattcaccaaaaaaaaataagtattaaatacattctgaattttctttttattatatattttttcatttaaagcaataaaaaaataaaatatgataagaaaaaaattaaggtaaaagaaaatttaaataggACACTCTTTAGTGTAAAACAACTTACCATTAAAACCATAAAGAaagtaaaaatgtgatatgtgtgcaAAATGAAAAACtcagataaatatcaaaattatatataaatttaatttggtgtaattatatatatatagctttgATTGTAGTTCAAATGTATACGtgaaattttaagtttgattcaattatacatatataaagaaataaatacatcaatttatttttatattggataaatataattttatgtgcCTACAAACTtatatatcaataattttattaataatttgtaagtatcgaatcaaatcaaaatttaatgtgtaaaattgcataaaatcaaagatcatgtataaaattacacattaaaccaaaaaacatgtatagttttgaaatttgtcccaaaagaaaattaaaacaatataaaaaaatttgtttttcatctaaaaaaatgaaattatatttttctgatattataaaagtacaaaaaaagCTTTATATAACATTTGGTACTTAAATTCacatttttttcctaatttggtacttGGACTTTTTGTTACTTGAACACGAcattttttcctaaaaaaattgGAAATAGAAAATAATGTTGATCAAGTCAGTTTTCTAACCAAACCAATTGATTGTTCAGTtgatatgtaaatttattattagttgaatataattgattgattttttatatagCCCTAACCGTGTGACCGAATAAcgatagtaaaaaaaatcttgCATCGTCATTTTAACAAAGACAACAGTGTTATCAATTGGGACATACTGCTAGCATCATAAAATGTAGAGAGGCCAAATTATGTCGAGTTAAAGTAAAggagattaaattctaaatttcatCATAGTAGAGAGACTAAAAAAGAATTAAACCTTTTTTTAGCAGTCCATTGATAGATTCTGTGATTGTTTGGGCTAAAGTTATGTACCAGAAAATAAAGTGGCCCAAGATTGGACCGGACCGGCCCTGGTTCACAATCTAAATGAACTTCAAGTCCGGTCTAAGCCCCAATGATTCCAAAAACAGCTTCAATTATCATAGAAAAACCAATAATTAAATTACTCCAAATAGTCCTAAGCCAATAATTGAAGCAATAAATTATCATAATTAATAAAACCCAATTTCATTATTTGgtctaattttagttttaatccctCTAGCAtgtaaaaatttaagatttaatccttTCATGTTGTTAATAGGTCCAAATTAATAACACCATTAGTTATTGTTGTTAAAGTGATGAAATAGATCTTTTTTACTAGTACTAAGTAACACAGTTAAGGTAcagggaaaaaaactaaaaattttgtttaagggaggtcgaaataaaattataaattttggagagtcaaaattaaaaaaaattacgtgAAAAAGGCATTAATCTTTGGAGggggtaaaaatataagttttcCACGTAATCAAATGCTAAAAGGcttaaattgaatgatttaaataaaaaaaagtagagagactaaatttttgaaaataaaaatttacgaaAAGTTTAATGTTTGGATCATATTTTgacctaaataaaaataaagggttaaataattatttaggaCCTAAACTTGACAACTTTTCTCATATTAGAGTTTGAACTTTCTTTTAGTTCAAGTTAAGTCCTAAATTTGATAACTGTTCTCATATTGAGGTTTGAACTTGACAACTTTTCCCACATCgaagcttgaattttttttgtctaagttagaccttaaacttgacaattgttctcaCATTGGGGTTGAACTTTAAAGCTTTCAAAAATTAACTTGGATAAAAGAAAGTTTAGGCTTAAATGTGAAAGGAGTTGCCAAATTTGAGCCCAAAATGAGATTAACCCAAAATTAAAGAATCATTAATCAATTGTTTTATTTAGGTTTCCCAGAGTCAAAATGGCCGTTGAGCTGagtttttaactttgtttttacTCTGTCccaattaaaataattcataaaaattaattaattaaaaatgttattatatttaaaaaaaaaaaggaatgtgAATGATTGATCCACCAAAGCTTTATGCTTTAAACCTAAACAAACATAActctcttttctctctgtttttCATCTTCATAAACGCTTCCTATAATTTAGTCAATAAATCTAGGTTTTTACTGCTTTAGGTGATGATCTATTCTGGGTCTATTCTTAATTAGGAAGATAATTTGGGGGGGGGGGAACGAATTGATTTTGTTTCCATTTGTTTTGGGTGGGTGAAGAGTGGTTTAAAGCTTTAAACTTTGGTGACTGGGTGGGTGTCGATTGTGGAGGCCAAATCCAATGCCATTTGTTTAGAATTGGGGATTTAAAAAAGTACCAAAGAAGATTGATTTTCAATGTCTTGGGCTGGCCCTGATGATATCTTTCTCTCCACTTCTCTTGCTACTTATCTAGACAGtaatctctctcttttttttctctgatTTATATGTAGTAAATAAGAAAATGCAAttagaaatgtttttttttttatgtttgttatctttaaattatcttttttttggggggtttttTGGCTTTGATTTGTTGTTCGATTTGTTGAATGCACTGTTTGATTCAGTTTATTCATGTTTGTGTACTTTTTTACAGTTTGGGGTTCTTTTTCTTTGTGAAGTTATGTTCTTGGATTGTTCTATTTTTTTGGgaatttaggatttttttttttaagaattggGAGCAATTGGTATTGTATTGCATGTAAAACTTATTACTTTTTAGATTGGAAGATAGGGGAAAATTAGATGAAATGGGTTTGTTTAGGTAAAAgaggcttcttcttttttttcccatAGGCTTATGGATTGGTTTTGTTAGAAAGACTTTGAAGATGATCAGAGGTTCACTTTGGGTATAAATTTACAAGCTTTCGGCATTGTTTCGACCGATCGAAACATTGAATGAAAGTTCCATCTTGGTCCTTTGGCTGAAATCTCACAATGCCATGTGACAATTTGACATTTGTTTTGAATACATTTGTGTAACCTAATCATGATAACCTCTTACACGTGGTGTAGGAGCAAAACCGGGGTgagataaaagtaaaaaaaatatttgggaAGGGGGGGCAAAGCTAAAGTTTTTGTATTAAAATGTCAAATTGAACTTTTACTGTTTGAGAGGGGCCGAAAATGCAATTTATCTATTTAACAAAGAGGCTAAAAGagaataaaattgaattattaatgttcGGGAGGAACTAAAGTTGCAATTGTACCATTTAACCAAGCGAGGCCTGAGGCCCCCCCGACATGGAGTTTACTGGCATAGGCCATCAAGCATCTAGTCCTATGTGTGCTAGCACTTGAAAATAAATATCATAGAACATGCATAAGGGCTTTTATATATTTTGCAGAGAAACTCCTTGTCTTGCTTAGAGATGGCCGGAAGCTTTTGGGATTACTACGTTCGTTTGATCAATTTGGTAACTCATCCTGATTTTATTCCTTGCTTACTGCTTTATTTGCATCTACTGTGTTGAATTATGATCATTGATGCTATATCTTCCCGGTTTCTTAGCTAATGTTGTTCTAGAAGGAGCTTGTGAGCGAGTTATTGTTGGCAATTTGTACTGTGATATCCCCTTGGGTCTATATGTAATCCGTGGGGAGAATGTTGTCTTAATAGGAGAGCTGGTATGCTGTTTAAATGCAATCCTTTTTTTCATGCTTTTATTTGAATGTGGAATCGGTTTGTCTTACGttgttattttatgtttatgaaatgGTACTCACTATATAGGACTTGGAAAAGGAAGAGCTTCCATCTCATATGACTGCTGTCTCGGCTGCTGAGATTAAAAGGGTAGGGGTCTTCTTGTAATTCTGgtttctttttcatgttttcGTATCTATATGATGGAACCTATCTTATGAGAAGCTATATGGATATTTCCATTTACAATATATGCCTACTTTTtcatttaggttaaaatatgccttagtccctatactcttcgtaaatttggaatttagttcctttactttttatatttcaaaattcatagtTACATGCCAACTAagtgagattttttttaaaatttcaaaattacacatcaacaaatttaatagtgttaacaattggacttgaattttgaaatctgaaaagtagagggactaaattcctagaaataGAAGTATAAGGATTATATTCTAAATTTTTGAagaatattttaactttttatttatatCTGGCAAAGAAAGCTGTACTAATTTGCTATTCCGAGATGATTAATAAAAGAATTCGAGCAAGATACACGTAGCTCCCCATAGCATTAACTAAGCTTAATTGGTTTCGTTAATATTTACTTACACAATACTAAAAGCTTGTCTGTTTACCCTTTTCCAGGCACAGAAAGCCGAAAGGGAAGCAACAGATCTGAAGGGCTCCATGAGAAAACGAATGGAGTTTCTCGATTTCGACTAATAGATCTCGCCATTTTGTTAGAGATTTTTCATGCTATGTCCGCAAATATTAGTGCGATTATATGACCCAAAATTTGAAACGAGGGTGGGATAGCATGAAAGATTCTTACATTATCTCTGTTATTGGTCGAGGAAGAAGCTAGAAGAGGGGTGAAAAGGGGTTCTCAACCGTTCTAAACATCGTATCAGCTAAAAGCTTGGGAGAGAGgaaagttaattatttttttggtctCTGAAGAAGCAAGTATGATAATTTCCTATATGTGCAATACaagttttagtgttttttttaagttttctatttaTACCTGAAATTGTCTTTGCTCTTATTACATTTCATTCAAGTAGAAAATTGTTCGAAATTGCTGTTGTTGTTTGCTTTGGTGCCGTATTTTGTTATGGCACAATAACTTTTcgattataatttttaatgtgtttAGTTATGTTTCATTATCCTTTTTTAGTTTTGCTGATTATTAGCAAAATTTACGCCATAAAAAGTAGGTAAACCTTAGAACCTATTTTTCTCAAAGCAATTTCTATGAAAATATGTACATTTGTTATTTCCTTTACATTGTGAAAAGTACTGAGGATACATTAGAACTATAGAATTTTGGTTAATGTGTGAACTTATTTGTGTATATGCTAGGTATTAGTTGTTGCTCAAAAGCATTTCATGTGAACAATAGATGAGCCGGATTCCATGTACTCTTCCTTTGTAATCCACATCTGCTAGGAAATTAATCTCTTATTAGATAAGTACTCATCAAAATACCCGAGGCTTGATTTTAGGCCAAGTCAATTTGGATCGGGTCAATTCTGGGTGTAGGTTCGGTCGGTCTAGTTTTATGTTCATATCATTTCAGGTATGTGTCAATTTCGCCTTGGTTGTTTTGAGCACGAATCATGAATCGGCAGGTCAATTTCGACTTTGGGTCAGTTCAGGGTTCAGGTCATGGTAGATCTACACTACCTGTTCAAAGGTGCTTAGAGAAGCCAAAATGGAGCCACCAATCCAAACACTATACTTCCTATCCGGTGATGCAATCACCTTGACTCTCACCCTTGGGGAGCTGATGAGCTAACCTATTAGCCAAGACTGGCATCGAAGTGGTGCCACCACTAAGCACCACATTTCCAAACATCTCTCTTCTAACATCCATGTCACCCCTTATCGACCTCACCAAAATCTCATGGAGACCGCCTGATTCCATTCCTGCCCTGCTTGGGTCTAATAGGATTTTGGAGCATGTAAACCTGCTAGCTCCGATAGTTAGGACTTTGGCCATCTGGCAACTCGTATTGCCTATCGAGCTCTGAAGTTTCCCTTGATACATCAGGTTCCTTCTTGATGTCCATTGCCACGTATGAAAGCTGTTCTTTTATGTCCCGAACAATTTCTTGTTCTGCCAATGTTGTGAAAATGTAACCTTCTTGGGCCAAGATCTTGGTAAGGTAGGCAGTTAGGTCCTTTTCTGCTAGGTCGCTCTGATGGATAGCGTGATGGAGTGCATAACCTTCATAGATAGGGGCTACATGGGTGACTCCTTCACTTGAGTCCATCACAACTCTTGCATCAATCACGATACCATTCATTAGTTGTCGTTTATAAGGTTCAAGTGTTTTAAGATTCGAACTGGTGGTTCAGCTGCTGGTGTAGAGTGATAAGACCGCTTGAATAGTTATATATGTTGCCGGGATATTGAAAGCTTCGAACatgatttccaccattttttctCTATTATTTCTAGGATTCAATGGAGCCTCTGTTAAGAGAACCGGATGTTCATCAATGTTAACTCTAAGCTCATTATCAAATGCATGCTCCCAAAATTTCTCCATTGCTTCCCAATCTCTCACTATCCCATGCTCGATCGGGTAACTCAATCCGAGCATCCCTCGCCTCGTTTGCGCTTCGTATCATAAGTACACATCTTTCTGTCCAATCCCGAACATGACATGTCTGTTTCGCAGATGACCTACAATGCTTGGAAAAACCACGCACGGAGCATCATCACCACCAAAACTagccccccccccaaaaaaaaatcaaaaagtgcATAATCATGAAAGACAGTGTTGGTGAGAGACACTAACCTTGACATAACCTGTTCCATTATCACAAACAATTGGCCGATTTTCATTGAAATCCATGCCCCCAAAAAattgggacttaattgaattgtCGAGAAAATTAGCAGGTATTAAGGAAACTTTGAACTTTGTTGAAGAAATGAAATGGAAGGAAAGATTATTTAATACACAACTGTTGATGTCTTTAGCTTTGAAATGAATTTTATAATGTCCAGAACTTTGGGTTGCTTTTAGAGAATGTCCTAGCTTGTTGGGAAGTTGATTTAAAAGGACATCTATATTCCTGGTCTAATTACAGTTTTAGTCCttctattatgtttaaatttagggtttatt containing:
- the LOC107932253 gene encoding inter-alpha-trypsin inhibitor heavy chain H4 is translated as MAEDFAKAVEDGLKLAKRIYLGKDKAVMTAPKPPSPPVQGLADYYLPSAPMVYAVISDPGFVDNPDFPSYQPHVYGRCDPPALIPLQMSGVDLEVNCYGDTAFVQISGKWRVHCVMGSHSCDCRIAVPMGNQGSILGVEVDLPKKSYSTELVGLEESKCIEKIARPQDGGFMKPHIFMLTIPQVDGGTNISIKLRWSQKLLYNDGQFTLTVPFSFPEYVTPAVRKISKKEKIQLNVNSGIVTGILCKATSHPLKETKRHAEKFSFLYESEVLTWSKTDFSFSYSVSSSNMFGGVLLQSPPLYDHDQRDMFCVYLLPGSQKSTEVFKKEVVFVIDITDSMQGRPLEATKNAISSAMSKLGPEDSFNIITFSSETSLFSASMELASKEAIERAMTWLSTKSTVEGSTCISIPLEHAYEMLSNTSGSLPMIFLITDGAVEDERNICDQMKKRLKNSGSLCPRIHTFGIGSFCNHYFLRMLAMISRGEFDAVCDLDLIDNRIQKLFSNAFSTFLADITVDAFNDHEQIEVYSSCIPDLSFESPLTICGRYEGSFPDTLKAKGILGDLSSFVMDLKIVRAKDIPLDRVLSRQEIDLLTAQAWLSENKQLEQKVAQLSKVTCNISEYIRMVLLEKNKIDKAIESSGSQKVKKTDPHKIKDPLAPRKTLLQSLSVGFGDLTATAENIRPGFEQQKLPDAAEVFLKATSDCCGRMCNRCCCMCCIQCCSKMNDQCAIVLTQIFTALAFIGCIECCTLCCGQDGQ
- the LOC107932265 gene encoding sm-like protein LSM1B codes for the protein MSWAGPDDIFLSTSLATYLDKKLLVLLRDGRKLLGLLRSFDQFANVVLEGACERVIVGNLYCDIPLGLYVIRGENVVLIGELDLEKEELPSHMTAVSAAEIKRAQKAEREATDLKGSMRKRMEFLDFD